The following proteins come from a genomic window of Streptomyces uncialis:
- a CDS encoding phosphotransferase has translation MTAEGEALVGGMVNAGAIFRRGALVERPAPRNVRALHTYLLALKEHGFDAAPTPVGFTEDGREQLTFIPGDVALPPFPDWAMTKTALESVGNLLRRLHETSAAVAVDTHARWPGDLADPEGGAMLCHNDVCPENVVFRDGRAAALIDFDLAAPGRPLWDVAMTARYWVPLVDPSSAATVYPSGLDAPTRLRILADSYGLSPQDRAELLGVIEQATEVCRAFVARRVADGDPVYLQALAERGGWERWDRMQTWLAERREMFTAALLN, from the coding sequence ATGACGGCTGAGGGCGAGGCGCTGGTCGGCGGCATGGTGAACGCAGGAGCGATCTTTCGCCGTGGTGCGCTGGTGGAGCGCCCGGCGCCGCGCAATGTGCGCGCCCTGCATACCTACCTCCTCGCGCTGAAGGAGCACGGCTTCGACGCAGCGCCGACCCCTGTCGGCTTCACCGAGGATGGCCGGGAACAGCTGACCTTCATCCCCGGCGACGTGGCTCTGCCGCCGTTTCCGGACTGGGCGATGACGAAGACCGCCCTGGAATCGGTGGGGAATCTGCTGCGGCGCCTGCATGAGACCAGCGCGGCAGTCGCGGTCGACACCCATGCCCGGTGGCCTGGGGACCTGGCCGACCCGGAGGGGGGAGCGATGCTGTGCCACAACGACGTGTGCCCGGAAAACGTCGTTTTCCGCGACGGCCGTGCCGCTGCCCTGATCGATTTCGACCTGGCAGCCCCGGGCCGTCCCCTCTGGGACGTCGCCATGACCGCCCGCTACTGGGTGCCCCTGGTCGATCCCTCATCCGCAGCCACCGTCTACCCCTCCGGGCTGGATGCGCCCACGCGGCTGCGGATCCTTGCCGACAGCTACGGCCTCTCGCCGCAGGACCGTGCCGAGCTGCTCGGCGTCATCGAGCAGGCCACCGAGGTCTGCCGGGCCTTCGTCGCCCGCCGCGTGGCTGACGGTGACCCCGTCTATCTCCAGGCGCTGGCCGAGCGCGGTGGATGGGAACGCTGGGATCGCATGCAAACCTGGCTGGCGGAGCGCCGCGAGATGTTCACGGCCGCCCTGCTGAACTGA
- a CDS encoding sigma-70 family RNA polymerase sigma factor, with protein sequence MEKNRPDAASLTELQEQLHSAFDVALAQLKGLGDPLQRAKAAHGLVARVQDYGNEIQAVRNEAMNETLRVGELNSTQLAAELGISKGRVSQLAKGAPPERLFLGSGKVIVALAEKLEHGKLQDGRTKRVQGPVIATEDFQTYEHLRELAEDVGLEITFERIPLGGNVRLNRNNLVVICGPRLSPLIEQILESDPHLRFAKDDDGWFLTDRKTGEVYRSPMDHGDNSDVAYFGRLPRPDGQGTFLYIAGIHARGSGGVVHWLNNELATVHRELKAKRFSTLISSTFDPDTLEITSSKRITPFYRPEGA encoded by the coding sequence ATGGAAAAGAATCGACCCGACGCTGCTTCGCTGACCGAGCTACAGGAACAGCTCCACTCAGCGTTCGACGTCGCATTGGCCCAGCTCAAGGGGTTGGGCGACCCTCTACAGCGGGCCAAAGCCGCTCACGGGCTCGTCGCCCGCGTGCAGGACTACGGCAACGAGATCCAGGCAGTGCGCAACGAGGCGATGAACGAGACCCTGCGGGTCGGGGAGCTGAACAGCACCCAGTTGGCCGCAGAACTCGGCATCAGTAAGGGACGGGTCAGCCAGCTCGCCAAGGGAGCTCCGCCGGAGCGCCTGTTCCTCGGCTCAGGCAAGGTCATCGTGGCGCTCGCCGAGAAGCTGGAGCACGGCAAGCTGCAAGACGGCCGCACCAAGCGGGTCCAAGGCCCGGTGATCGCCACGGAGGACTTCCAGACCTACGAGCATCTGCGGGAGTTGGCCGAAGACGTCGGCCTGGAGATCACGTTCGAGCGCATCCCGCTCGGGGGCAATGTGCGGCTCAACCGCAACAACCTGGTGGTGATCTGCGGCCCCAGGCTGTCGCCTCTGATCGAGCAGATCCTCGAAAGTGACCCTCACCTGCGGTTCGCCAAGGACGACGACGGCTGGTTCCTGACCGACCGGAAGACCGGTGAGGTCTATCGCTCGCCGATGGACCACGGCGACAACAGCGACGTCGCCTACTTCGGCCGGCTCCCGCGCCCCGATGGTCAAGGCACGTTCCTCTACATCGCTGGCATTCACGCCCGCGGCTCGGGTGGCGTCGTGCACTGGCTCAACAACGAGCTGGCGACCGTGCACCGAGAGCTGAAGGCGAAGCGCTTCTCGACCCTGATCTCCAGCACGTTCGACCCCGACACGCTGGAGATCACTTCCAGCAAGCGCATCACGCCGTTCTACCGCCCGGAAGGGGCCTGA
- a CDS encoding AAA family ATPase: MAGLPGSGKTTLARELEHHGFVRMCPDEQVWREHGHYGRDFPRGEYRIRERPILDRIAAELQAALGAGRDVVVDHGFWTVDEREQWRVLGELAGADVLLVYLPGDHDTLWKRIDERNRATYKDPNSMYFSEDDLRRHGSRFVAPGPGEAPLVYDGRPATVLTALADGDTPQTTR; the protein is encoded by the coding sequence ATGGCCGGTCTTCCGGGCTCGGGCAAGACCACGCTCGCCCGCGAGCTGGAGCACCACGGCTTCGTCCGCATGTGCCCCGACGAGCAGGTCTGGCGGGAGCACGGCCACTACGGGCGGGACTTCCCACGTGGGGAGTACCGGATCCGGGAACGGCCGATCCTCGATCGGATCGCCGCCGAGCTGCAGGCCGCGCTGGGCGCTGGCCGGGACGTGGTTGTCGATCACGGCTTCTGGACCGTCGATGAGCGTGAGCAGTGGCGCGTGCTCGGCGAGCTGGCGGGCGCCGACGTCCTGCTCGTCTACCTGCCTGGCGACCACGACACCCTCTGGAAGCGGATCGACGAGCGGAACCGAGCCACCTACAAGGACCCCAACTCGATGTACTTCAGCGAGGACGACCTACGTCGGCACGGCAGCCGCTTCGTTGCGCCGGGGCCTGGCGAGGCGCCCCTCGTCTACGACGGCCGCCCGGCGACGGTCCTGACCGCCCTCGCCGACGGCGACACTCCGCAAACCACCCGTTAA
- the dnaB gene encoding replicative DNA helicase translates to MSVAIPAPAASGEDLDPRDFERIPPQDLDAEQSVLGGMLLSKDAIGDVTEVLQSSDFYRPTHATVYRAILDVVAKGEPADPITVAAHLTTTGELTKIGGAAYLHTLVQQVPTAANAEYYAEIVYDAAVARNLVVAGTAIAASGYARDGETDELVERAQERLYGVVRHRGDDSLKDASEGMDATFDDIEAAGKRKNGELTGVPTGFADLDSLTEGLQPAQLILIAGRPAMGKSTLGLDIARAASLKHGLTSAFFSLEMSRKELHMRLLSAEGSVALHHIRSGQLDEAAWSRMAKVKARVDAGSLLLDDSPELTAMSIRTKARRLKQRGKLDLVVIDYLQLLQYGGGRRPESRQQEVSDISRQLKLMAKELEVPVIALSQLNRGPEQRTDKKPQVSDLRESGSLEQDADVVILLHREDQYEKESARAGEADLIVGKHRNGPTAIITTAFQGHYSRFVDMART, encoded by the coding sequence ATGAGCGTAGCTATCCCCGCCCCCGCCGCCTCCGGCGAGGACCTCGACCCGCGCGACTTCGAGCGCATCCCCCCTCAGGACCTGGACGCGGAGCAGTCCGTCCTCGGCGGGATGCTGCTGTCGAAGGACGCGATTGGCGACGTCACCGAGGTCCTGCAGAGCTCGGACTTCTACCGGCCGACGCACGCGACGGTCTACCGGGCGATCCTCGACGTCGTCGCCAAGGGCGAGCCCGCCGACCCGATCACGGTCGCGGCGCACCTGACCACGACCGGCGAGCTGACGAAGATTGGCGGCGCGGCCTACCTGCACACGCTGGTCCAGCAGGTGCCGACCGCCGCGAACGCCGAGTACTACGCCGAGATCGTCTACGACGCCGCCGTCGCCCGGAACCTGGTCGTGGCGGGCACGGCCATCGCCGCCAGCGGGTACGCCCGCGACGGCGAGACCGACGAGCTGGTCGAGCGGGCGCAGGAGCGCTTGTACGGCGTGGTCCGCCACCGCGGCGACGACTCGCTCAAGGACGCCTCGGAGGGCATGGACGCCACCTTCGACGACATCGAGGCGGCCGGGAAGCGCAAGAACGGTGAGCTCACGGGCGTGCCGACCGGCTTCGCCGACCTGGACAGCCTCACCGAGGGCCTTCAGCCCGCCCAGCTCATCCTGATCGCCGGGCGTCCTGCGATGGGCAAGTCCACCCTCGGCCTGGACATTGCCCGGGCCGCCAGCCTCAAGCACGGGCTGACCAGCGCGTTCTTCTCCCTGGAGATGAGCCGCAAGGAGCTCCACATGCGGCTGCTGTCCGCCGAGGGCTCCGTCGCCCTGCACCACATCCGCTCCGGCCAGCTCGACGAGGCCGCCTGGAGCCGGATGGCCAAGGTCAAGGCCCGCGTCGACGCCGGGAGCCTGCTCCTGGACGACTCCCCGGAGCTGACCGCCATGTCGATCCGCACCAAGGCCCGCCGGCTCAAGCAGCGCGGCAAGCTCGACCTGGTCGTCATCGACTACCTGCAGCTGCTCCAGTACGGCGGCGGCCGCCGTCCCGAGTCCCGCCAGCAGGAGGTCTCCGACATCTCCCGCCAGCTCAAGCTGATGGCCAAGGAGCTGGAGGTCCCGGTTATCGCGCTCTCCCAGCTCAACCGCGGGCCCGAGCAACGCACCGACAAGAAGCCGCAGGTCTCCGACCTGCGAGAGTCCGGCTCGCTGGAACAGGACGCGGACGTGGTGATCCTGCTGCACCGCGAGGACCAGTACGAGAAGGAGTCAGCCCGCGCGGGCGAGGCCGACCTGATCGTCGGCAAGCACCGCAACGGGCCGACGGCGATCATCACCACGGCCTTCCAGGGCCACTACAGCAGGTTCGTCGACATGGCCCGCACCTGA
- a CDS encoding UTRA domain-containing protein has protein sequence MASTQGVGAANEDTVHVSPTGVVVLDGLSAPKDLPMGCVHGTPWFVRQLGTTLINLIGDDEVSLQDALRAAITEVNDLHRDTCDLDQEAVPASTVVMIRERGDVLDYLVLSDNVLVLDLGADGIQTIVDKRVEEVAADEMQAALQGPTGTPEHAARVSRLVTVQRRLRNQPGGYWVAATDPAAADEAITGSVELARVQQAALLTDGASRLVDSFGALTWDELLTLLRVEGPTALIARTREAELADPVGERWPRFKRSDDATAAYVKIGQPVSLSSAAQRLERGKTTGSSWGAGERSDSHAAGLADAPPEVAAALGIAAGTMVIRRTRVYRDRHGIVAHSTSWIPRGFARAAPELLRGERLQGGTSLDAIARATGRQAVERDDVTAARIATSEDATLLELADDGVHAILVLTALFRDRDGQPLEYGVDLGAPGRTRVETSGVAL, from the coding sequence ATGGCATCGACCCAGGGTGTGGGCGCCGCGAACGAGGACACGGTCCACGTGAGCCCCACCGGAGTGGTCGTGCTGGACGGCCTGTCCGCCCCGAAGGACCTGCCCATGGGGTGCGTGCACGGCACCCCATGGTTCGTACGACAGCTTGGCACCACTCTGATCAATCTGATCGGCGACGACGAGGTATCCCTCCAGGACGCCCTTCGCGCCGCGATCACCGAAGTGAACGACCTGCACCGCGACACCTGCGACCTGGACCAGGAAGCGGTGCCGGCCTCGACCGTGGTGATGATCCGCGAGCGCGGCGACGTCCTCGACTACCTGGTCCTCTCCGACAACGTCCTGGTGCTCGACCTTGGGGCCGACGGCATTCAGACGATCGTCGACAAGCGCGTCGAGGAGGTCGCGGCCGACGAGATGCAGGCAGCTCTGCAAGGACCGACCGGAACTCCCGAACACGCCGCCCGCGTGTCCCGGCTCGTCACCGTTCAGCGGCGCCTCCGGAACCAGCCCGGCGGCTACTGGGTCGCGGCCACCGACCCGGCGGCCGCCGACGAAGCGATCACCGGCTCCGTGGAACTCGCGCGGGTGCAGCAGGCCGCGCTGCTGACCGACGGCGCCAGCCGCCTCGTTGACTCCTTCGGGGCTCTCACCTGGGACGAGCTGCTGACGCTCCTGCGCGTTGAGGGACCGACTGCGCTGATCGCCCGCACCCGTGAGGCGGAGCTCGCCGACCCCGTGGGGGAGCGGTGGCCCCGCTTCAAGCGCTCGGACGACGCCACCGCGGCGTACGTCAAGATCGGTCAGCCAGTCTCGCTCTCCTCCGCCGCGCAGCGGCTGGAGCGTGGGAAGACCACCGGCTCATCGTGGGGGGCGGGCGAGCGATCCGACAGTCATGCGGCCGGGTTGGCCGACGCGCCGCCGGAGGTTGCGGCCGCACTGGGCATCGCGGCCGGCACCATGGTGATCCGCCGGACGCGTGTCTACCGCGACCGGCACGGCATCGTCGCCCACTCGACGTCCTGGATCCCTCGGGGGTTCGCGCGGGCGGCTCCGGAACTTCTACGCGGGGAACGGCTGCAGGGCGGCACGTCGCTCGACGCCATCGCCCGCGCCACCGGCCGCCAGGCCGTGGAACGTGACGACGTGACCGCCGCTCGTATCGCCACCTCAGAGGACGCGACGCTCCTGGAACTGGCCGACGACGGAGTGCACGCGATCCTCGTCCTGACCGCCCTGTTCCGCGACCGCGACGGACAACCGCTGGAGTACGGCGTGGACCTCGGCGCTCCCGGCCGGACTCGCGTCGAGACCTCGGGCGTGGCCCTGTGA